From a single Labrenzia sp. PHM005 genomic region:
- a CDS encoding acyl-CoA dehydrogenase family protein gives MAGQLDTRIEDADDTGIEAFATHDVINQAPEYGGINLATGDPILRACLAGHLDDGVLADVEAQGAETGSHEFLELGRLANTQLPVLKTHDRRGRRSDQVEFHPAYHDLMRHSFAGGLHSALLDGGVSTQISRAAKFFLTSQAETGHTCPITMTNAAVSVLAKYPEVCADYLPKMQTRTYDPRFLLISEKNGITIGMGMTEKQGGTDLRAISSTAEAGNQGRYAITGHKWFFSAPMCDAFLVLAKTTTGPSCFLIPRILPDGRVNDLRFQRLKDKLGNKSNASSEVEFHRAEGYLLGDEGRGIATIIDMVTPTRIDCALGSAGQMRAALSRAVHHCRHRKVFGAYLIDQPLMTQVLADMALDVAAATALAMRLVRAAARADSDPVEAAYARLMTPAIKYWICKTGPALTYEALECLGGNGYVEDFDMARIYRDAPVNPIWEGSGNVMALDVLRALGRHPEAPGLVLEELSSSGDPSIVTACTDLQRLAAQAISDNGQARILTERLALTGAAAALKELALDDVADAFAKTRLSGGWRTTYGMLPVGIDAAEIVESLCPAAA, from the coding sequence GTCTGGCAGGACATTTAGATGATGGCGTGTTGGCCGATGTCGAAGCACAGGGAGCCGAGACTGGATCCCATGAATTTTTGGAGCTCGGACGTCTGGCCAACACCCAATTGCCGGTTCTAAAGACCCACGACCGCCGCGGCCGCCGATCGGACCAGGTGGAGTTTCATCCCGCTTATCATGACCTGATGCGCCATTCTTTTGCCGGAGGACTGCACAGCGCACTGCTCGATGGCGGTGTTTCAACTCAGATCAGTCGGGCGGCCAAGTTTTTCCTCACGTCTCAAGCTGAAACGGGGCACACTTGCCCGATCACAATGACCAATGCGGCGGTTTCTGTCCTGGCAAAGTATCCGGAGGTCTGTGCGGATTATCTGCCAAAGATGCAAACCCGGACCTACGATCCGCGCTTCCTTCTCATATCGGAAAAGAACGGCATCACCATCGGCATGGGCATGACCGAAAAGCAAGGCGGAACCGATCTCCGGGCCATTTCATCGACGGCAGAGGCCGGCAATCAAGGGCGCTATGCCATTACCGGGCACAAGTGGTTCTTTTCTGCGCCGATGTGCGATGCATTCCTCGTACTGGCAAAAACCACGACCGGGCCAAGTTGTTTCCTGATCCCGCGCATTTTGCCGGATGGCCGGGTCAACGACCTGCGCTTTCAACGCCTGAAAGACAAACTTGGCAACAAGTCCAATGCCTCGTCCGAAGTTGAGTTCCACCGTGCGGAGGGGTATCTGCTTGGAGACGAGGGGCGGGGGATCGCAACCATCATCGATATGGTGACCCCGACCCGGATCGACTGCGCGCTGGGGTCTGCCGGGCAAATGCGGGCGGCGCTTAGCCGGGCCGTGCATCATTGCCGCCACCGTAAGGTCTTTGGTGCCTATCTGATCGATCAACCGCTGATGACCCAGGTCCTCGCTGACATGGCGCTGGATGTGGCGGCGGCGACCGCACTGGCCATGCGACTGGTGCGGGCCGCAGCCAGGGCAGATAGCGATCCGGTGGAAGCTGCTTACGCAAGGCTGATGACCCCGGCGATCAAATACTGGATCTGCAAGACCGGGCCTGCGCTGACCTATGAGGCGCTCGAATGCCTGGGCGGTAATGGTTATGTCGAAGACTTCGATATGGCACGGATTTATCGGGATGCACCGGTCAATCCGATCTGGGAAGGGTCAGGCAATGTGATGGCGCTGGATGTGCTCAGGGCGCTGGGCCGTCATCCGGAAGCGCCAGGTTTGGTTCTGGAAGAACTGTCGTCCAGCGGCGATCCATCCATCGTAACTGCCTGCACTGACCTCCAACGCCTGGCTGCGCAAGCAATTTCCGACAACGGTCAGGCGCGGATACTGACCGAACGGCTGGCACTGACCGGTGCTGCGGCTGCGCTCAAAGAACTGGCGCTGGATGATGTCGCGGACGCCTTCGCCAAAACCCGGCTTTCCGGCGGCTGGCGAACGACCTACGGCATGCTGCCGGTTGGCATCGATGCCGCGGAAATTGTTGAGAGCCTTTGTCCGGCAGCAGCCTAA